The Candidatus Thermoplasmatota archaeon genome contains the following window.
CCTCAGCAGCCAAGCGGGACTGTCCAACAACCAAGCCTGCCACAAAAGCGCCAACAATAGATGCCAGCCCAATTTCTTCTGTTATCAGCCCGAAGAGTAAAACCACGATTAAGCCCAACAACAGAACGCTTTCCTTTCCTAGATGTATTTTTTCTGAGAATTTTCTAAACCCTTTTATTCCCAAAGTAAGAGCTATCAGGAAAAATAGTACAACAAAAACAACAAGTAGAGATATTCTTGCTAGAGGTATAGTACCAGTTACCACGATACCCACAAGAGCGCTTATCATTACTACGCCTATCACATCATCTACCACTGCTGCGCCCATAATCAACGTGCCAAGCCTAGTTCTTAACATTTTCAATTCTGTAAGAATTGAGGCGTTGACTCCAACCGATGTCGCCACTAGACTAACGCCTAGATATAGCGCGATGATAGTAGAAAAACCAAAAAAGATTGCCACCAAATAACCGAGTAGAAATGGAAAGATCACGCCTAAGGAAGCGACAACGCTTGAAGCAATTTCAAGCCTTTTAAATTCTTCAAAATTTATTGCCAAGCCCGTAGAAAATAGTAATAGGATTATGCCGATATCTGCAAGATGAGACATTATCTTTAGGTCATCTTCGGTGAAAATAAGGCTCTGCAGGCTTTGGATATCTACAAGCTGAGGTATAGGACCTACCAAAACGAGATAGCCTAGGTTCCCAAGAATCATGCCCAAAATTATTTCACCAAGAATTACCGGCTGTTTTATTGCTCTTGACAATATTCTCCCCAATCCCACGGCAATGAGGATAATCAAGAGACTCAGGATAAACATGCGGCGCCTTCTATTCTGAAATATTAATTGGTGGATTAACTTTTGTTTTATTAAATTTTGTTATGGAAATGGACTCTCCGAAAAGAATCTTGCTGGGGGTTACCAATTGTCGTTTCTAGAATTTAAAACCCTATTATTGTTTGCCTAGGTTGACCTCCGCAATCTGTTCCCCCCTTCAACTCCAACTTCTGGACTATCACTCCACTGCGCCCATTTGTTTGAAGCATGCGTGGGCAGAATTTTGATATACTAAGAAATCAATCCAGTTAAGAACAGAATTAAATTCAATTCGATGAGATT
Protein-coding sequences here:
- a CDS encoding cation:proton antiporter — translated: MFILSLLIILIAVGLGRILSRAIKQPVILGEIILGMILGNLGYLVLVGPIPQLVDIQSLQSLIFTEDDLKIMSHLADIGIILLLFSTGLAINFEEFKRLEIASSVVASLGVIFPFLLGYLVAIFFGFSTIIALYLGVSLVATSVGVNASILTELKMLRTRLGTLIMGAAVVDDVIGVVMISALVGIVVTGTIPLARISLLVVFVVLFFLIALTLGIKGFRKFSEKIHLGKESVLLLGLIVVLLFGLITEEIGLASIVGAFVAGLVVGQSRLAAEVREHVSLIGGAFFIPIFFVFMGTKFDVRAFLTIGLFAVVLLIVAIIGKIVGCGGGAKISKFSGRESFAVGIAMIPRAGVELILLKFALDYKIIGSNIASAILIMIIVTTLITPPLLVKALKMIRKEKKEKEKV